In Alistipes ihumii AP11, a genomic segment contains:
- the purT gene encoding formate-dependent phosphoribosylglycinamide formyltransferase, with translation MVKIGTTLSPLGKKAVLCGSGELGKEVAIELQRYGVEVVALDRYANAPAMQVAHRSYVLSMLDGAQLRAVIEKEKPDYIIPEIEAIATDTLLELEKEGYNVIPTARATRLTMNREGIRRLAAEELGIPTSPYRFASDYEEFVEAVGQIGTPCVVKPVMSSSGHGQSVVRSSEEIDLAWENSQKGGRAGAGRVIVEGFVDFDYEITLLTVRHCGGTSFLEPIGHYQQDGDYRESWQPQPMNPAVRAQAEEIARRITEALGGWGLFGVELFVRGDRVIFSEVSPRPHDTGMVTMISQDLSEFALHVRAVLGLPIPNIAFHGPSASRAVVVEGDTNRMEFANLENVLSEPDTQIRIFGKPEIEGHRRMAVLLARAESVEQAREKTARAYAKLQVNVFDRETQPE, from the coding sequence ATGGTCAAAATAGGAACAACATTATCCCCGCTGGGAAAGAAAGCCGTCCTTTGCGGCTCCGGCGAACTGGGCAAGGAGGTCGCCATCGAGTTGCAGCGGTACGGCGTCGAAGTCGTCGCGCTGGACCGTTACGCGAACGCTCCCGCCATGCAGGTAGCTCATCGCTCTTACGTGCTTTCGATGCTCGACGGGGCGCAGTTGCGCGCCGTCATCGAGAAGGAAAAGCCCGACTACATCATTCCCGAGATCGAGGCGATCGCCACGGATACGCTGCTGGAATTGGAAAAGGAAGGCTACAACGTGATCCCGACGGCCCGGGCCACCCGCCTCACGATGAATCGCGAAGGCATCCGCCGGCTGGCTGCCGAGGAACTCGGCATCCCGACTTCGCCGTACCGTTTCGCTTCCGACTACGAGGAGTTCGTCGAAGCCGTCGGGCAAATCGGGACGCCTTGCGTCGTGAAGCCGGTAATGAGCTCGTCGGGGCACGGGCAAAGCGTCGTCCGTTCTTCCGAAGAGATCGACCTGGCCTGGGAGAATTCGCAGAAAGGAGGTCGGGCGGGAGCCGGACGCGTGATCGTCGAAGGGTTCGTCGATTTCGACTATGAAATCACGCTTCTCACGGTACGTCATTGCGGCGGGACTTCGTTCCTCGAGCCGATCGGCCATTATCAGCAGGACGGAGACTACCGCGAGTCGTGGCAGCCGCAGCCGATGAATCCGGCCGTTCGTGCGCAGGCCGAGGAGATCGCCCGCCGGATTACCGAGGCGCTCGGTGGCTGGGGACTGTTCGGCGTGGAGCTGTTCGTCCGGGGCGATCGGGTTATTTTCAGCGAGGTCTCTCCGCGTCCGCACGACACGGGCATGGTGACGATGATCTCGCAGGATTTGTCGGAGTTCGCGCTTCACGTACGCGCCGTGCTGGGACTGCCGATTCCCAACATCGCCTTTCACGGCCCTTCAGCGTCGCGGGCCGTCGTGGTCGAGGGAGACACAAACCGGATGGAATTCGCCAACCTCGAGAACGTGCTTTCGGAACCCGATACGCAGATTCGGATTTTCGGTAAGCCCGAGATCGAAGGCCACCGGCGCATGGCCGTTCTGCTCGCGCGCGCCGAGAGCGTCGAACAGGCGAGAGAAAAGACGGCGCGCGCCTACGCCAAACTGCAAGTCAACGTATTCGACCGCGAAACGCAACCGGAGTAA
- a CDS encoding sensor histidine kinase, with the protein MFKGSTYRLARLLLLLTAAIVGTTLSVVYRQWMLLLVAVPALIFLFSALFRLHFQNIRKMTFMFNSIENGDYSFKFTEYDAPVSDNLLNLTLNRIKDLLVKAKNEVIDKERYYELILNSVHTGVIVLNETGNVYQINNEARRLIGLPRFTHINQLATIDRSLRELFFAIRGGERKQASYSNERGTVYLAVNASEITIRGKRLRILAVNDINNELDERETESWIRLIRVLTHEIMNSITPITSLSDTLLGMENKVEGEVREGLEAINSTGRSLIRFVEAYRKVTRIPTPRPTSFYVKPFLERMAKLAEPYMQKENASVRLRVTPSDLLVYADEDLIGQVVLNLLKNAAHAVAGKPDGEIVVTAYCTEAEQVAVDVTDNGCGIPADVAANIFVPFFTTKPNGSGIGLSVSRQIMRMHNGSIMLKHSLAGKTTFMLLFN; encoded by the coding sequence ATGTTCAAGGGATCGACATACCGGTTGGCCAGACTGCTGCTTTTGCTGACTGCCGCGATAGTCGGCACGACGCTGTCGGTCGTCTATCGCCAATGGATGCTGCTGCTCGTGGCCGTTCCGGCGCTTATATTTCTGTTTTCGGCCTTGTTCAGGCTGCATTTCCAGAATATCCGCAAGATGACTTTCATGTTCAACTCGATAGAAAACGGAGACTATTCGTTCAAGTTCACCGAGTACGACGCTCCGGTCAGCGACAACCTGCTGAATCTGACGCTGAACCGCATCAAGGATCTGTTGGTCAAGGCTAAGAACGAAGTTATCGACAAGGAAAGGTACTACGAACTGATTCTCAATAGCGTTCATACGGGCGTGATTGTTCTCAACGAGACCGGAAACGTGTACCAGATCAACAACGAAGCCCGGCGGCTGATCGGACTTCCCCGGTTTACCCATATCAATCAACTGGCCACGATAGATCGCTCGCTGCGGGAACTTTTCTTCGCGATCCGGGGAGGGGAGAGAAAACAGGCTTCCTACTCGAACGAGCGCGGTACGGTCTATCTGGCGGTCAACGCGTCGGAAATCACGATCCGGGGGAAGAGGCTGCGCATTCTGGCGGTCAACGACATCAACAACGAGCTCGACGAGCGGGAGACCGAGTCGTGGATTCGCCTGATCCGCGTGCTGACGCACGAGATCATGAATTCGATCACTCCGATCACGTCGCTCAGCGATACGCTGCTGGGAATGGAAAACAAAGTGGAGGGAGAGGTTCGCGAGGGACTGGAAGCGATCAATTCGACCGGCAGGAGCCTGATCCGCTTCGTGGAAGCCTATCGCAAGGTAACCCGCATTCCGACTCCCCGGCCCACGTCGTTTTATGTAAAACCGTTTCTCGAGCGCATGGCGAAACTGGCCGAACCGTACATGCAAAAGGAAAATGCTTCCGTTCGGCTTCGTGTTACTCCGAGCGATCTGCTGGTCTATGCCGACGAGGACCTGATCGGACAGGTGGTGCTGAATCTGCTGAAAAACGCCGCTCATGCCGTGGCCGGAAAACCGGACGGGGAGATCGTCGTAACCGCCTATTGTACCGAGGCCGAGCAGGTGGCCGTCGACGTGACCGACAACGGCTGCGGCATACCGGCCGATGTGGCGGCCAATATTTTCGTTCCTTTCTTTACGACCAAGCCGAACGGTTCGGGCATCGGCCTGAGCGTATCGAGGCAAATCATGCGCATGCACAACGGCAGCATCATGCTGAAGCATTCGCTGGCAGGCAAGACGACTTTCATGCTGCTTTTCAACTGA
- a CDS encoding GNVR domain-containing protein — translation MEDTRQSVSNAEEIDLLKLAKSVWRKRAFILKIAAAGAVVGLVVAFSIPREYTTTVKMAPEGVKTSAAGGMADLAAMAGINLGGQNQSGDGINLMLYPDIVSSTPFIVEMSQIPVRGKEMPSPVSLYDYVDQELSAPWWSHVIGAPMRLIGWIFSSEDDDTAEALNPYALSRRQSLVLNALQHRIAISVDKKTGVITATATMQDPLVAAQTADSMVGKLEAYMSEYRTEKAKRDLAFTQNLFDEARQQYYEAQQHYARAVDANRNIARQSAQVELDRLQNEQQLAFGVYSQLAQQLENAKIKVQEQMPCVTIIEPASVPVNRSNMGKPTILFIFVFLGLMAGIGYVVIKELFFQPADSE, via the coding sequence ATGGAGGATACCCGTCAAAGCGTCTCGAACGCGGAAGAGATCGATTTGCTCAAACTTGCCAAGTCCGTTTGGCGCAAACGCGCGTTCATTCTGAAGATTGCGGCCGCCGGTGCCGTTGTCGGGCTCGTGGTCGCGTTCAGCATACCCCGGGAATACACTACGACGGTCAAGATGGCTCCAGAGGGCGTGAAGACCTCCGCTGCCGGCGGCATGGCCGATCTGGCCGCTATGGCCGGCATCAATCTGGGCGGCCAGAACCAGTCGGGAGACGGCATCAACCTGATGCTCTATCCCGATATCGTGAGCAGCACGCCCTTCATCGTGGAGATGAGTCAGATTCCGGTCCGGGGAAAAGAGATGCCCTCGCCGGTTTCGCTGTACGACTATGTGGACCAAGAGTTGTCGGCGCCTTGGTGGAGTCATGTCATCGGGGCTCCGATGCGTCTGATCGGCTGGATTTTCTCCTCCGAGGACGACGATACGGCCGAAGCGCTGAATCCCTATGCGCTGTCCCGCAGACAAAGCCTTGTCCTGAACGCGTTGCAGCACAGAATAGCCATCTCCGTAGACAAGAAAACCGGCGTCATTACCGCGACGGCCACGATGCAGGATCCGCTCGTAGCTGCTCAGACAGCCGACTCGATGGTCGGCAAGCTGGAAGCGTACATGTCCGAGTACCGCACCGAAAAGGCCAAACGCGATCTGGCCTTTACCCAAAACCTGTTCGACGAGGCGCGGCAACAATACTACGAAGCCCAGCAGCACTATGCCCGGGCCGTGGACGCTAACCGCAACATTGCGCGCCAGTCGGCGCAAGTCGAATTGGACCGGTTGCAGAACGAGCAGCAGCTGGCATTCGGCGTTTACAGCCAACTGGCGCAACAGCTCGAAAATGCGAAAATCAAAGTGCAGGAGCAAATGCCCTGCGTCACGATCATCGAGCCGGCATCGGTACCTGTCAACCGCTCCAATATGGGAAAACCGACCATACTCTTTATCTTCGTTTTCCTCGGCTTGATGGCGGGGATAGGCTATGTCGTCATCAAAGAATTGTTTTTCCAGCCCGCCGATTCCGAATAG
- a CDS encoding carboxypeptidase-like regulatory domain-containing protein: protein MRICICISVLACCLSSARSQDLLRGRVLDSADRSAVPYVSIGIEGKNVGTMSDAEGNFVLPVADAAGNADTLLFSCVGYAPRKIPVSEIDFSREFSFALKRNDSPIPETVVRTSRSRRMKIGRSKIGTDLLSAATVCFSSPEPLGEECGMLLSSRYDCTVNRLSFFVRKNGFESASFRLTFYSAENGLPKDILGDKDIRFDLPDGYTGWVDLDLSECPVHVKAGDFAVTMTFLDGKQGESAFRGLEFPITVAPLSKYTLVSRDRALGAWSKEGTVITLFTEVTAYPD from the coding sequence ATGAGAATTTGCATTTGTATTTCCGTGCTGGCGTGTTGTCTTTCCTCCGCACGTTCGCAGGACCTGTTGCGCGGTCGCGTACTCGATTCGGCGGATCGTTCGGCCGTGCCCTACGTCAGTATCGGCATCGAAGGGAAAAATGTCGGAACGATGTCGGATGCCGAGGGGAATTTCGTGCTGCCTGTAGCGGATGCGGCGGGCAATGCCGATACGCTGCTGTTCTCCTGCGTCGGATACGCTCCCCGGAAAATTCCCGTATCGGAGATCGATTTTTCTCGGGAATTCTCCTTCGCTTTGAAGCGGAACGACAGCCCGATTCCCGAAACCGTAGTCCGTACTTCCCGAAGCCGACGTATGAAAATAGGACGAAGCAAGATCGGGACCGATCTGCTGTCGGCCGCGACCGTCTGTTTCAGCTCTCCGGAGCCTCTCGGTGAAGAGTGCGGCATGCTGCTCAGCAGTCGGTACGACTGCACGGTGAACAGGCTGTCCTTTTTCGTCAGAAAGAACGGTTTTGAAAGCGCCTCTTTCAGGCTGACTTTCTATTCTGCGGAAAACGGCTTGCCGAAAGATATTCTGGGAGATAAGGACATTCGTTTCGATCTGCCCGACGGCTATACGGGCTGGGTCGATCTCGACCTGAGCGAATGTCCCGTGCACGTGAAGGCGGGAGACTTTGCCGTGACGATGACTTTTCTGGACGGAAAACAGGGCGAGTCCGCCTTCCGGGGACTCGAATTTCCGATTACCGTCGCGCCTTTGTCGAAATATACGCTGGTGAGCCGAGACCGCGCGCTGGGAGCATGGAGCAAGGAAGGGACGGTCATAACTCTTTTTACGGAAGTCACTGCCTATCCCGACTGA
- a CDS encoding sigma-54-dependent transcriptional regulator, protein MGRQGTILVVDDNKSILKALELLLEKYFARTVMISSPNRIPTILREERIDLVLLDMNFSAGINNGNEGLFWLSRIKKTNPSLPVVLFTAYADIDLAVNAIKDGAADFIVKPWNNDKLISTLLSVYNLGQSKRKVKYLTEVSQGLSSSEAMFWGESEAMRRIRRLVEKVAETDANVLITGENGTGKEVMAREIHRRSLRRDELMVAVDMGALPESLFESELFGHCKGAFTDAHTDRIGKFEIAQGGTLFLDEIGNLSYHLQAKLLSAIQSRTIVRVGSNRPVETDVRLICATNQNLQAMVAQERFRRDLLYRINTIHIEIPPLRQRREDIVPLTRLFLEKYAAKYGKQGIRIDGEACRKLQEYDWYGNIRELQHTVEKAVIICDSMTIGQESLLMTPQQEEPNAGGVSTLEEMERNMIRQAIRLHESNMSAVAAQLGITRQTLYNKIKKYGL, encoded by the coding sequence ATGGGCAGGCAGGGAACCATTCTGGTAGTCGACGACAATAAAAGCATTCTGAAAGCTCTCGAGCTATTGCTGGAAAAATATTTCGCCCGAACGGTCATGATTTCCTCTCCGAACCGGATTCCGACGATTCTGCGCGAAGAGAGGATCGATCTGGTGCTGCTCGACATGAATTTCTCGGCAGGAATCAACAACGGAAACGAAGGTCTGTTCTGGCTGTCCCGGATCAAGAAAACCAATCCGTCGCTTCCGGTCGTGCTGTTTACCGCCTATGCCGACATCGATCTGGCCGTCAATGCCATCAAGGACGGGGCCGCCGATTTTATCGTCAAGCCGTGGAACAACGACAAGCTGATTTCCACTTTGCTGTCGGTCTACAATCTGGGCCAGTCGAAACGGAAAGTCAAGTATCTGACGGAAGTCAGTCAAGGGCTTTCGTCTTCCGAGGCGATGTTCTGGGGCGAGTCGGAAGCAATGCGCCGTATCCGCAGGCTGGTCGAGAAAGTAGCGGAGACCGATGCCAATGTGTTGATTACCGGCGAGAACGGGACCGGAAAAGAAGTGATGGCCCGGGAAATACACCGTCGCTCGCTGCGCAGGGACGAGCTGATGGTGGCCGTCGATATGGGAGCGTTGCCCGAGTCGCTGTTCGAAAGCGAGCTGTTCGGACACTGCAAGGGCGCTTTTACGGACGCTCATACCGACCGGATCGGAAAGTTCGAGATCGCTCAGGGCGGGACGCTTTTCCTCGACGAGATAGGCAACCTGTCTTATCATTTGCAAGCCAAATTGCTATCGGCCATTCAGAGCCGTACGATCGTGAGAGTGGGCAGCAACCGGCCCGTCGAGACCGATGTGCGACTGATCTGCGCCACGAACCAGAATTTGCAGGCGATGGTCGCTCAGGAGCGATTCCGCCGGGATTTGCTTTACCGTATCAACACGATTCATATCGAGATTCCGCCTCTGCGGCAGAGGCGCGAGGACATCGTTCCGCTCACCCGCCTGTTTCTGGAAAAATACGCGGCCAAATACGGCAAGCAGGGAATAAGGATCGATGGGGAAGCCTGCCGGAAACTGCAAGAATACGACTGGTACGGCAATATCCGGGAATTGCAGCATACCGTCGAGAAAGCCGTCATCATCTGCGACTCGATGACCATCGGTCAGGAGAGCCTGCTGATGACGCCTCAGCAGGAAGAGCCGAATGCCGGCGGCGTTTCCACGTTGGAGGAAATGGAGCGAAACATGATTCGCCAAGCCATCCGGCTCCACGAAAGCAATATGTCCGCAGTGGCCGCCCAGTTGGGAATTACACGGCAGACGCTTTATAACAAGATCAAGAAATACGGGTTGTAG
- the purU gene encoding formyltetrahydrofolate deformylase: MPIKSEVAQLLLHCPDKPGILAEVTDFITVNKGNIVYLDQYVDHAENVFFMRIAWELDGFLIPKEKIEDYFQTLYGRKYQMIFRLYFSDVKPRMAVFVSRMSHCLYDMLARYTAGEWNVEIPLIVSNHPDLEHVARRFDIPFYLFPITKQNKERQEAEEMRLLAENRINFIVLARYMQIVSEKMIEAYPNRIINIHHSFLPAFVGARPYHAAYERGVKIIGATSHYVTTELDAGPIIEQEIVRITHKDTIEDLVNKGKDLEKIVLSRAVQKHIERKVLVYKNKTVIFN; the protein is encoded by the coding sequence ATGCCGATAAAGAGCGAGGTGGCGCAGTTGCTGCTGCATTGTCCCGACAAGCCGGGAATTCTAGCCGAGGTGACCGACTTCATCACGGTCAACAAAGGCAACATCGTTTATCTGGACCAATATGTCGACCATGCGGAAAACGTGTTTTTCATGCGGATCGCCTGGGAGCTGGACGGTTTTTTGATTCCCAAGGAAAAGATCGAGGACTACTTCCAAACGCTTTACGGCCGCAAGTACCAAATGATTTTCCGGCTCTACTTTTCGGACGTCAAACCGCGCATGGCGGTCTTCGTTTCGCGCATGTCGCACTGCCTGTACGATATGCTGGCCCGGTATACCGCCGGAGAATGGAACGTGGAGATTCCCCTGATCGTCAGCAACCACCCCGATCTGGAACATGTGGCCCGCCGTTTCGATATTCCGTTTTACCTGTTCCCGATCACCAAGCAGAACAAGGAGCGGCAGGAAGCCGAAGAGATGCGTCTGCTGGCGGAGAACCGAATCAATTTCATCGTGCTGGCCCGCTACATGCAGATCGTTTCGGAGAAGATGATCGAGGCGTATCCCAACCGGATCATCAATATTCATCATTCGTTTCTGCCCGCATTCGTCGGCGCGCGCCCTTACCATGCGGCCTACGAGCGGGGCGTGAAAATCATCGGCGCTACGAGCCACTACGTGACCACCGAGCTGGACGCCGGACCGATCATCGAGCAGGAAATCGTCCGGATTACGCACAAGGACACGATCGAGGATCTGGTCAACAAGGGAAAGGATCTGGAAAAGATCGTGCTGTCGAGAGCCGTCCAAAAGCACATCGAGCGAAAGGTACTGGTGTACAAAAACAAGACGGTCATTTTCAACTGA